The Rhododendron vialii isolate Sample 1 chromosome 5a, ASM3025357v1 genome contains a region encoding:
- the LOC131325614 gene encoding transcription factor bHLH149-like, which yields MMESSSSTSNFEANLNRLQESKMIKKLREVGSEENQAEEVVKIEKTRWKSDAEQQAYSVNLIEALSQRSQGNLSRMAAVSAVRETADRLLATAAKGRTRWSRSILMSRLRLKLNKNKHKKQKKRKAARFIQSKKPEAKKQIPAVQRKARFLSRLVPGCQKLSFLNLLEETTDYIAALEMQVRAMTALAGLLTGA from the exons ATGATGGAATCGTCTTCATCAACTTCAAATTTCGAAGCCAACTTGAACCGACTTCAAGAATCGAAGATGATCAAAAAGCTAAGGGAGGTCGGGAGCGAAGAAAATCAAGCGGAAGAGGTGGTGAAAATAGAGAAAACCAGATGGAAGAGTGATGCCGAGCAACAGGCATACTCTGTGAATCTCATCGAAGCCCTCAGTCAAAGAAGCCAAGGGAATTTGTCTCGGATGGCAGCAGTTTCTGCCGTCCGAGAGACCGCGGATAGGCTGCTGGCCACCGCGGCCAAGGGGAGGACTCGATGGAGTAGATCAATTCTTATGAGTCGACTCAG GTTGAAACTCAACAAAAATAAGCATAAGAAGCAGAAGAAGCGAAAGGCAGCTAGATTTATCCAGTCAAAAAAGCCAGAGGCAAAGAAGCAAATACCGGCAGTACAACGAAAAGCACGGTTTCTCAGCCGATTAGTTCCCGGTTGCCAGAAACTATCATTCCTGAATCTTCTAGAAGAAACCACGGACTACATTGCAGCTCTAGAAATGCAAGTCCGAGCAATGACTGCGCTTGCTGGGCTTCTCACTGGTGCCTAA